One Clupea harengus chromosome 12, Ch_v2.0.2, whole genome shotgun sequence DNA segment encodes these proteins:
- the LOC105911503 gene encoding MOB kinase activator 1B-like has protein sequence MSFLFGNRSSKTFKPKKNIPEGSHQYELLKHAEATLGSGNLRMAVMLPDGEDLNEWVAVNTVDFFNQINMLYGTITDFCTEESCPVMSAGPKYEYHWADGTNIKKPIKCSAPKYIDYLMTWVQDQLDDETLFPSKIGVPFPKNFMSVAKTILKRLFRVYAHIYHQHFDSVMQLQEEAHLNTSFKHFIFFVLEFNLIDRKELAPLQELIDKLTTKDR, from the exons ATGAGCTTCTTGTT TGGGAACCGTTCGTCAAAAACCTTTAAACCGAAGAAGAATATCCCCGAAGGGTCTCATCAATACGAGCTGTTAAAACATGCAGAGGCCACACTTGGCAGCGGCAACCTGCGGATGGCTGTAATGCTACCAGATGGAGAGGACCTAAATGAATGGGTGGCAGTGAACA CGGTGGACTTCTTCAACCAGATCAACATGCTGTATGGGACCATAACAGACTTCTGCACTGAGGAGAGCTGCCCCGTCATGTCTGCAGGACCAAA GTATGAGTATCACTGGGCTGATGGGACCAACATAAAAAAGCCAATCAAATGCTCTGCACCGAAGTACATTGACTACCTGATGACTTGGGTGCAAGATCAACTAGATGATGAAACACTGTTCCCTTCTAAAATCG GGGTGCCATTTCCCAAGAATTTTATGTCTGTGGCAAAGACCATCTTGAAGCGCCTGTTCCGTGTTTACGCTCACATCTATCACCAGCACTTTGACTCTGTCATGCAGTTGCAGGAGGAGGCCCATCTCAACACTTCCTTCAAGCACTTCATCTTCTTTGTGCTG GAGTTCAATCTGATTGACCGAAAGGAGCTAGCGCCCCTCCAGGAGTTGATTGACAAGCTGACGACCAAGGACAGATAG